From Echinicola jeungdonensis, the proteins below share one genomic window:
- the folD gene encoding bifunctional methylenetetrahydrofolate dehydrogenase/methenyltetrahydrofolate cyclohydrolase FolD, whose product MPTIIDGKKTSAEIKDEIAARVKEIKLEGGKTPHLAAVLVGEDGASQTYVGAKVKACEQVGFESTLVRLEDTVSEDELLKVVEDINENPDIDGLIVQLPLPKHIAVEKVTEKIKPEKDVDGFTPANVGRMALNWPTYVSATPNGIVELLKRYEIETSGKHCVVIGRSHIVGSPMSILMARNGNPGNCTVTLTHSRTQNLTEITKSADILIVALGKPEFLKADMVKEGAVVIDVGIHRIEDASKKRGFRLIGDVKFDEVSEKVSAITPVPGGVGPMTIASLLYNTLLAAEKKIYA is encoded by the coding sequence ATGCCCACAATCATTGACGGAAAAAAAACATCTGCGGAAATCAAAGACGAAATTGCCGCAAGGGTAAAGGAAATAAAATTAGAAGGGGGGAAAACACCCCATTTGGCAGCTGTGCTAGTTGGTGAGGATGGTGCCAGCCAGACTTATGTTGGAGCCAAAGTAAAAGCTTGCGAGCAAGTAGGCTTTGAGTCTACCTTGGTAAGGTTGGAAGATACTGTTTCTGAAGATGAACTGCTGAAAGTGGTGGAGGATATTAATGAAAACCCAGATATTGACGGGTTGATTGTCCAATTGCCACTTCCCAAGCATATTGCTGTGGAAAAAGTGACAGAAAAGATCAAGCCTGAAAAGGATGTGGATGGATTTACCCCTGCCAATGTGGGTAGAATGGCCTTAAATTGGCCTACCTATGTTTCTGCAACCCCCAATGGGATTGTGGAGCTATTGAAGAGATATGAAATTGAAACTTCTGGCAAGCATTGTGTTGTTATTGGTAGGAGTCATATTGTTGGTTCTCCCATGAGTATCCTTATGGCCAGAAATGGTAATCCAGGTAATTGTACTGTGACCCTTACTCACAGTCGCACCCAGAATTTGACTGAAATTACTAAATCAGCCGATATCCTGATTGTTGCTTTGGGCAAACCAGAATTCCTTAAGGCTGATATGGTGAAAGAAGGGGCTGTAGTGATTGATGTTGGTATCCACAGGATCGAAGATGCCTCTAAGAAAAGAGGATTTAGGTTGATTGGAGATGTGAAATTTGATGAAGTCTCCGAAAAAGTTTCAGCCATAACACCTGTTCCAGGTGGGGTTGGACCAATGACCATTGCTTCTTTACTTTATAACACCCTATTGGCAGCTGAGAAGAAAATTTATGCTTAA
- a CDS encoding DUF4924 family protein, whose protein sequence is MKQLAEKKRNQNIGEYIIYMYQMEDLIRSYQFNMEEIRQYVISHYPISAEEKEEISDWFLSLSDQMKQEGITETGHLSSTQKEVDRLAKIHWDLLKTDKEYFQIYNNAKPHVMEAILSAEGKDLGHEIQVCLNGVYGLLLCRLTGKKISPEQEQSAEAFGDVLSYLNLVYMDKKGKLS, encoded by the coding sequence ATGAAACAACTGGCCGAAAAAAAAAGAAACCAAAATATTGGAGAGTACATCATATACATGTACCAAATGGAAGATTTGATCCGTTCTTACCAATTTAATATGGAAGAAATACGTCAATATGTCATCTCTCATTATCCCATATCGGCTGAGGAAAAAGAGGAAATTTCAGATTGGTTCCTATCCCTGTCAGACCAAATGAAGCAGGAAGGAATCACTGAAACCGGTCACCTTTCCTCCACCCAAAAAGAAGTGGACCGGTTGGCCAAAATTCATTGGGATCTGTTAAAAACTGATAAAGAGTATTTCCAGATTTACAATAATGCAAAACCTCATGTTATGGAGGCCATCCTTTCTGCAGAAGGAAAAGACCTTGGGCATGAAATCCAAGTTTGCCTTAATGGGGTTTATGGGCTTTTACTTTGCCGGTTGACAGGAAAAAAAATCAGCCCGGAACAGGAACAATCGGCCGAAGCTTTTGGAGATGTTCTTAGTTACCTCAACCTTGTTTATATGGATAAAAAAGGAAAGCTTTCCTAA
- a CDS encoding AAA domain-containing protein, protein MSKIQEELKHTLQLLKKEWAADLQQYQNKIQSTSLADRKKEGVCWYPVELKKKKFGFGERMIVEVERMDDQGSHGFQSGKSVSLFSNAREGKYYRANGVVNFVRKNIMVITLSGGGWPEWLHDGKLGVDLLFDEASYREMEFALHAVMKSSEGRLGYLRDVMLGDLVAGKSSWVPVNLPALNTSQGQAVNGVMEAQDLGVIHGPPGTGKTTTLVAAVQLALEYHDQVLVCAPSNAAVDLLVEKLINEGVSTLRIGHPARVDDQILSQTLDAKIAQHGSYKELKKLRKSAEEFKRLGKKYKRKFGPEERAQRKKLMSEASRVKEEADHLENYILYDVFQQSKVVATTLVGASNTALKGIQFPVVFIDEAAQGMEPATWIPILKGERIIMAGDHCQLPPTIKSFEAAKEGLSETLFEKAIKRQKEMSWMLTLQYRMPKMIMAFSNEYFYKGELEAAPNTEHHYLATEEPVMEFIDTAGSGFGEQIEKDSLSKLNMEEGRFSLAVLDQLIKRVGMDGFRENPYNVGIISPYKAQVKQLNEMVEDGDFPMVKKLDDLLTIDTVDGFQGQERDLILISLVRSNDKGEIGFLADTRRMNVALTRAKRKLIVVGDSATLGNHPFYKAFLNYAERNNIYRSVYEYLEF, encoded by the coding sequence ATGTCGAAAATACAGGAAGAATTAAAACATACTTTACAACTTTTAAAAAAGGAATGGGCAGCAGACCTTCAGCAATATCAAAATAAGATTCAAAGTACCTCTTTGGCAGATAGAAAGAAGGAAGGGGTTTGTTGGTACCCTGTAGAATTGAAAAAAAAGAAATTTGGATTTGGTGAAAGGATGATTGTCGAGGTAGAAAGGATGGATGACCAGGGGTCTCATGGCTTTCAGTCCGGAAAATCAGTCTCTCTTTTTTCAAATGCCCGGGAGGGTAAATATTATCGGGCCAATGGTGTAGTGAATTTTGTAAGGAAAAATATCATGGTCATCACTCTTTCCGGAGGTGGTTGGCCGGAATGGTTGCATGATGGGAAGTTGGGGGTGGATTTATTGTTTGATGAAGCCAGTTACCGGGAAATGGAATTTGCCCTCCATGCAGTAATGAAATCTTCCGAAGGAAGGTTGGGGTACCTTAGGGATGTGATGTTAGGGGATTTGGTAGCCGGTAAAAGTTCCTGGGTTCCGGTAAATTTGCCTGCTCTCAATACCAGTCAAGGTCAGGCCGTTAATGGGGTGATGGAAGCACAGGATCTTGGAGTGATTCATGGCCCTCCAGGGACCGGGAAAACCACAACTTTGGTTGCAGCGGTTCAACTTGCTTTAGAATATCATGATCAGGTTTTGGTTTGTGCGCCAAGTAATGCCGCAGTAGATTTATTGGTGGAAAAATTAATAAATGAAGGAGTGTCCACTCTAAGAATTGGACACCCTGCCCGTGTTGATGATCAAATTTTGTCCCAAACCTTGGATGCCAAAATTGCACAGCATGGGAGTTATAAGGAGTTGAAAAAACTCCGCAAATCGGCTGAGGAATTCAAAAGGTTAGGAAAAAAGTATAAAAGGAAATTTGGACCCGAGGAGCGTGCCCAAAGGAAAAAGTTAATGAGTGAAGCTTCCAGGGTCAAAGAAGAGGCAGACCATCTTGAAAATTACATATTGTACGATGTGTTTCAGCAATCAAAAGTTGTGGCTACGACCTTGGTGGGGGCAAGTAACACGGCCTTAAAAGGTATCCAGTTTCCTGTTGTTTTTATAGATGAAGCTGCCCAGGGCATGGAACCTGCAACCTGGATTCCTATTTTGAAAGGAGAAAGAATCATCATGGCAGGTGACCATTGCCAGTTGCCCCCTACCATCAAATCTTTTGAGGCGGCCAAAGAGGGGTTAAGTGAAACACTTTTTGAAAAAGCCATCAAGAGGCAAAAGGAAATGAGCTGGATGCTAACTCTCCAATACCGTATGCCAAAAATGATAATGGCATTTTCCAATGAATATTTTTACAAAGGTGAGTTAGAGGCTGCACCCAATACCGAACACCATTATTTGGCTACAGAAGAACCAGTTATGGAGTTTATAGATACAGCTGGAAGCGGGTTTGGTGAGCAGATAGAAAAGGATTCCCTAAGTAAATTGAACATGGAGGAAGGCCGGTTTTCCCTGGCTGTGTTGGACCAATTGATCAAAAGGGTTGGGATGGATGGTTTTAGGGAAAATCCATATAATGTGGGGATCATATCCCCTTATAAAGCCCAAGTAAAGCAATTGAATGAAATGGTGGAAGACGGGGATTTTCCAATGGTTAAAAAATTGGATGACCTCCTTACCATTGATACCGTTGATGGTTTTCAGGGGCAGGAAAGGGACCTGATTTTGATAAGCCTTGTCCGGTCCAATGATAAAGGTGAAATTGGTTTTTTGGCTGATACCCGTAGAATGAATGTGGCATTGACAAGGGCAAAAAGAAAACTGATCGTGGTTGGGGATAGTGCTACTTTAGGGAATCATCCATTTTACAAAGCCTTTCTCAATTATGCTGAAAGGAATAATATTTACCGAAGTGTTTATGAATATTTGGAGTTTTAG
- a CDS encoding 7-carboxy-7-deazaguanine synthase QueE, which yields MNTKTAVDQGLMLPLMEAFYTIQGEGTFSGYPAYFIRLGGCDVGCVWCDVKESWEAGKWPLVGIEEIVEGALSYEGRLVVITGGEPLMYNLDPLTRLLKAKGFTTNIETSGAHTFSGEFDWVCFSPKKFKKPHPGIYEKADELKVVVFHKSDFEFAETHAAKVKENCRKLLQPEWSKAETNTKKIIDYVKNHPNWNISLQTHKFMDIP from the coding sequence ATGAACACAAAGACAGCAGTAGATCAAGGATTAATGCTTCCCTTGATGGAGGCATTTTATACAATACAGGGAGAGGGGACCTTTTCAGGGTATCCGGCATATTTTATCCGGTTAGGAGGATGTGATGTTGGTTGTGTTTGGTGTGATGTAAAAGAATCCTGGGAAGCCGGAAAGTGGCCTTTAGTAGGCATTGAAGAAATTGTGGAAGGAGCACTTTCCTATGAAGGAAGGTTAGTCGTTATAACTGGGGGAGAGCCTTTAATGTATAATTTGGACCCCTTGACACGTCTGCTCAAAGCGAAAGGCTTTACAACGAATATAGAGACCAGCGGTGCGCATACTTTTTCAGGAGAATTTGATTGGGTTTGTTTTTCGCCCAAAAAGTTTAAAAAGCCCCATCCTGGAATTTATGAAAAAGCCGATGAGTTAAAAGTGGTGGTATTTCATAAGAGTGATTTTGAATTTGCCGAAACCCATGCGGCCAAGGTTAAAGAAAACTGCAGGAAATTGCTCCAACCGGAATGGAGCAAAGCAGAAACTAATACCAAAAAGATCATTGATTACGTAAAAAATCATCCAAATTGGAATATTTCACTTCAAACTCATAAATTTATGGATATACCGTAA
- the lepA gene encoding translation elongation factor 4 encodes MNMQKIRNFCIIAHIDHGKSTLADRLLQFTKTVSDREMQDQLLDNMDLERERGITIKSHAIQMRYDYKGDEHVLNLIDTPGHVDFSYEVSRSIAACEGALLIVDASQGVEAQTITNLYLAMEHDLEIIPVLNKIDLPGAEPEVIAEEVMDLIGCDREDIILASGKEGTGVEDILNAVVERIPAPKGDEKEPLQAMIFDSVYNPFRGVEVLFRIFNGTINKGDKIKFVNTGKEYDADEIGVLGIQQKPQESLSAGNVGYLISGIKVAKEVKVGDTITHIKKPCSQAVKGFENVKPMVFAGIYPVDTTEFEELRNSMEKLQLNDASLVWEPETSAALGFGFRCGFLGMLHMEIIQERLEREFDMTVITTVPSVQFKALMNDGEYKLINAPSDMPDTNLYKHIEEPFVRASIITKADYVGPVIQLCMEKRGQIKNQVYLTADRVELTFNMPLAEIVFDFFDKLKTISRGYASLDYELKDNQPSTMVRLDVMLNGEVVDALSAIVHRDKAYEWGRRLCEKLKELVPRQMFEIAIQAAIGTKVIARETVKAMRKNVLAKCYGGDISRKRKLLEKQKKGKKRMRQVGNVEVPQEAFMAVLKLD; translated from the coding sequence ATGAATATGCAAAAAATTAGAAATTTCTGTATTATTGCCCATATTGATCATGGGAAGAGTACATTAGCGGACCGGCTTCTTCAATTTACCAAAACGGTATCCGACAGGGAGATGCAGGACCAATTGTTGGATAACATGGATTTGGAGCGTGAGCGGGGGATTACCATTAAATCCCATGCCATCCAAATGCGGTATGATTATAAGGGAGATGAGCATGTTCTAAACCTGATCGATACTCCCGGACACGTGGATTTTTCATATGAAGTTTCCAGGTCCATTGCTGCATGTGAGGGGGCTTTGTTGATTGTAGATGCTTCGCAGGGTGTGGAGGCCCAGACCATAACCAACCTTTATTTGGCCATGGAACATGATCTGGAGATCATTCCTGTATTAAATAAAATTGACTTGCCCGGAGCAGAACCTGAGGTAATTGCTGAAGAGGTGATGGATTTGATCGGTTGTGACCGTGAAGATATCATTTTGGCATCAGGTAAAGAGGGGACAGGTGTTGAAGACATCTTGAATGCAGTGGTGGAAAGGATTCCTGCTCCAAAGGGAGATGAAAAAGAGCCCTTGCAAGCCATGATTTTTGATTCCGTGTATAATCCCTTTAGAGGGGTAGAAGTGCTTTTCCGGATTTTTAATGGCACTATTAACAAAGGGGATAAAATTAAATTTGTCAACACTGGTAAAGAATATGATGCCGATGAAATTGGTGTTTTAGGAATCCAACAAAAGCCACAAGAATCCCTGAGTGCGGGGAATGTAGGGTATCTAATATCCGGTATCAAGGTGGCAAAGGAGGTAAAAGTTGGGGATACCATTACACATATCAAAAAACCTTGTTCTCAGGCTGTAAAGGGATTTGAAAATGTTAAACCCATGGTGTTTGCAGGTATTTACCCCGTAGATACCACAGAATTTGAGGAGCTCAGAAATTCTATGGAAAAGTTGCAGTTGAATGATGCTTCCCTGGTTTGGGAGCCGGAGACTTCAGCGGCACTGGGTTTTGGGTTCCGATGTGGTTTTTTGGGAATGCTTCACATGGAAATTATCCAGGAAAGGCTGGAGCGGGAGTTTGATATGACGGTGATTACCACTGTACCCTCTGTCCAATTTAAAGCCTTGATGAATGATGGGGAGTACAAATTGATCAATGCACCTTCTGATATGCCGGATACTAATTTGTATAAGCATATAGAGGAGCCTTTTGTTAGGGCATCGATTATCACCAAAGCCGATTATGTTGGTCCAGTGATTCAGTTGTGCATGGAAAAAAGGGGGCAAATCAAAAACCAGGTTTACCTGACAGCAGACCGGGTGGAATTGACTTTTAATATGCCATTGGCGGAAATTGTATTTGACTTTTTCGATAAATTAAAGACCATTTCCAGAGGTTATGCTTCCCTTGACTATGAGCTGAAAGATAACCAACCTTCAACTATGGTAAGGTTGGATGTGATGTTGAACGGGGAAGTGGTGGATGCCCTGTCAGCTATAGTGCACAGGGATAAGGCCTATGAATGGGGGAGAAGGCTTTGTGAGAAATTAAAGGAACTTGTGCCACGGCAAATGTTTGAAATAGCTATTCAAGCGGCCATTGGAACCAAGGTGATTGCTCGGGAGACCGTAAAAGCCATGCGGAAAAATGTATTGGCTAAATGTTATGGAGGGGATATTTCCAGGAAACGAAAACTGCTGGAGAAACAGAAAAAAGGAAAGAAACGTATGAGGCAAGTGGGTAATGTAGAAGTTCCTCAGGAAGCCTTTATGGCTGTTCTTAAATTGGATTAG